In a genomic window of Corynebacterium lizhenjunii:
- the tgt gene encoding tRNA guanosine(34) transglycosylase Tgt, whose protein sequence is MHTAAHTPPALNQDLSFEVTTRLGQPGPGKHGRTGVIHTPHGDIATPAFIPVATKATVKTLTPEQIRSTGAQAILSNAYHLYLQPGHDVVDAAGGVAAFENWHGPTYTDSGGFQVMSLGVGFKKVLAMDVANLTEQDIRAAKKERLAQVDEDGVDFKSVIDGSKHRFTPEVSMQIQHGLGADILFAFDELTTLVDTRQYQEESVARTHRWARRCLEEHHRLTLSRADKPRQSLWGVVQGAQYEDLRRQATRGLLELSDAAQAAGKRGFGGFGIGGALEKENLGTIVGWVCDELPEDKPRHLLGISEPDDIFTAVEAGADTFDCVAPTRLARRGGVYTLDGRMNLTNARFKRDFSGVDEEFGGYVSTNYSRAYLHHLLKAKEFLAGTLCTMHNLEFMIRLVDNIRASIDGGYYESYRDEFLGRYYAAKP, encoded by the coding sequence ATGCACACTGCCGCACACACCCCGCCCGCTCTGAACCAAGATTTGAGTTTTGAGGTGACCACGCGCCTGGGCCAACCCGGCCCCGGCAAGCATGGCCGCACCGGAGTCATCCACACTCCGCACGGCGATATTGCCACCCCCGCATTCATCCCGGTGGCCACGAAGGCGACGGTCAAGACGCTCACACCGGAGCAGATTCGCTCCACTGGGGCGCAGGCCATTTTGTCTAATGCCTACCACCTGTACCTGCAGCCCGGCCACGATGTTGTCGATGCCGCCGGAGGCGTGGCCGCCTTCGAGAACTGGCACGGGCCCACCTACACCGACTCCGGCGGATTCCAGGTGATGTCCCTGGGCGTGGGCTTTAAAAAGGTACTGGCCATGGATGTTGCTAACCTCACGGAGCAGGACATTCGCGCCGCGAAGAAGGAGCGTTTGGCCCAGGTCGATGAGGACGGCGTGGACTTCAAGTCCGTTATCGATGGCTCCAAGCACCGCTTCACCCCAGAGGTCTCTATGCAAATTCAGCACGGTCTGGGCGCGGACATTCTCTTTGCCTTTGATGAGCTGACCACGCTGGTGGATACTCGGCAGTACCAGGAGGAGTCCGTGGCACGTACGCACCGCTGGGCGCGCCGTTGCTTGGAGGAGCATCACCGCTTGACGCTATCGCGGGCGGATAAACCCCGCCAGTCACTGTGGGGTGTGGTGCAGGGCGCCCAGTATGAGGATCTGCGCCGCCAGGCTACGCGTGGTTTGCTTGAGCTTTCCGATGCCGCCCAGGCCGCCGGCAAGCGCGGCTTTGGCGGGTTTGGCATTGGTGGGGCCTTGGAGAAGGAAAACTTGGGCACCATCGTTGGTTGGGTGTGCGATGAATTGCCGGAGGACAAACCCCGTCATCTGCTGGGCATTTCCGAGCCGGACGATATTTTTACTGCTGTCGAGGCCGGGGCGGATACTTTTGACTGTGTTGCGCCGACTCGCTTGGCTCGCCGCGGTGGGGTGTACACGCTGGATGGCCGGATGAACCTGACTAATGCTCGCTTTAAGCGTGACTTTAGCGGCGTGGATGAGGAGTTCGGCGGCTATGTGAGCACGAACTATTCGCGCGCGTATTTGCACCACTTGCTCAAAGCCAAGGAGTTCCTGGCGGGCACCTTGTGCACCATGCACAATCTGGAGTTTATGATTCGCCTCGTCGACAACATCCGCGCCTCCATCGACGGCGGCTACTACGAGTCCTACCGCGACGAGTTCCTGGGCCGCTACTACGCCGCCAAGCCCTAA
- a CDS encoding HNH endonuclease signature motif containing protein, translated as MNEINIAALLGSVIDALPQLEHATTTDLEGLGVAPDTAEFLVRLHRLYCGPGQPSRRQRSAIKGARRHGHGLIAMQEIEREVTKTKTTQQWRMRQHLCATPAGQFTTVARKLRREWNPKDDTPVEKVSIRRYANGTATMSITARDVDLTDVYDAIDQSAPAESFFNLVRGEGGAGRLNYIPMITLQLDTFAKLLAVSDCNHTSATGTGADLTGNTHTSATTANPAGANFADSDIVVRANNGARMTGKELAERILLKHGFVAILSRVHGPVDVYRMERFATDKQRLLLAAESPECAWLDCHVPFDKCQIHHITSWADGGETNIKNLTVLCPHHNGANEDHPPGGVPVRRGRMTRLGGQVAWQSPGGGVPVPTSPTN; from the coding sequence ATGAACGAGATCAACATCGCCGCCCTGCTAGGCAGCGTCATCGACGCACTGCCACAGCTAGAGCATGCCACCACCACAGACCTGGAGGGCTTAGGCGTTGCACCAGATACCGCAGAGTTCCTGGTGCGCCTCCACCGGCTGTACTGCGGGCCCGGTCAGCCTAGCCGCAGGCAAAGGAGCGCTATCAAAGGCGCCCGCCGCCACGGACACGGGCTAATAGCCATGCAAGAAATAGAACGCGAAGTCACCAAAACCAAAACCACCCAACAATGGAGAATGCGCCAACACCTGTGTGCTACACCCGCAGGCCAGTTCACCACTGTGGCGCGTAAACTACGCCGGGAATGGAACCCAAAGGATGACACCCCGGTAGAAAAAGTCTCTATACGCCGCTACGCCAACGGCACAGCCACCATGTCGATTACCGCACGCGATGTGGACCTTACCGATGTCTACGATGCCATCGACCAATCCGCCCCAGCAGAAAGCTTCTTTAACCTAGTACGCGGTGAAGGTGGTGCCGGGCGATTGAACTACATCCCCATGATTACCCTGCAGCTGGATACCTTCGCCAAGCTGCTCGCCGTCTCCGACTGCAACCACACCAGTGCCACCGGCACCGGTGCAGACCTCACGGGCAACACCCACACCAGTGCCACCACAGCCAACCCTGCCGGGGCAAACTTCGCCGATTCGGACATTGTTGTTCGGGCGAATAATGGGGCGCGGATGACTGGGAAAGAACTAGCTGAGCGCATTTTGCTCAAGCACGGGTTCGTCGCAATCCTAAGCCGGGTGCACGGTCCGGTGGATGTCTACCGTATGGAGCGCTTTGCTACCGACAAGCAGCGCCTCCTCCTTGCCGCGGAGAGCCCTGAATGTGCATGGTTGGACTGTCACGTGCCGTTTGATAAATGCCAGATCCACCACATCACGTCGTGGGCTGATGGTGGGGAAACCAACATCAAGAACCTCACGGTGTTATGCCCGCACCATAATGGTGCCAATGAAGACCACCCGCCAGGAGGAGTGCCCGTCCGGCGGGGCCGGATGACAAGGCTTGGTGGGCAGGTGGCTTGGCAGTCACCCGGTGGTGGTGTCCCGGTGCCGACTAGCCCCACCAACTAA
- a CDS encoding queuosine precursor transporter produces the protein MEQQSATATTPTGGESIRFIPVQSTLYPWLVTVFVVTFLISNITATKGVALGPLITDGAFFLFPLAYVVGDVLSECYGFTSTRRAIYIGFAMAILAAVCFYIAIWLPAADFYEGQEAFAATLGLLPQILLASLAGYLVGQLLNAWTLTRMKARSGEQGLVGRLVASTVVGEFGDTLIFCAIAAPVIGIDSFGGFLNYVTVGFVWKTLIEIVLLPLTTRVIAWVKRREDYAAQP, from the coding sequence ATGGAACAACAATCGGCAACCGCAACCACCCCAACCGGTGGCGAGAGCATCCGATTCATCCCGGTACAGTCCACCCTGTACCCGTGGCTGGTCACGGTGTTCGTCGTCACCTTCCTAATTTCGAACATCACCGCAACCAAAGGCGTCGCCCTAGGCCCGCTCATCACCGATGGCGCCTTCTTCCTCTTCCCCCTGGCCTACGTTGTGGGCGACGTACTCTCTGAGTGCTACGGTTTCACCTCCACCCGCCGGGCCATCTACATCGGCTTTGCCATGGCCATCCTGGCGGCCGTGTGCTTCTATATCGCGATTTGGCTGCCCGCCGCGGACTTCTATGAAGGCCAGGAGGCCTTTGCCGCCACCCTTGGGCTGCTGCCGCAGATTCTCCTCGCGTCCTTGGCCGGTTATTTGGTGGGGCAGCTGCTCAACGCGTGGACGCTCACGCGCATGAAAGCGCGCTCTGGTGAGCAAGGCCTGGTAGGGCGCCTGGTGGCATCCACCGTGGTGGGCGAATTTGGCGATACCCTCATCTTCTGCGCCATCGCCGCTCCCGTCATCGGCATTGACAGCTTTGGCGGCTTCTTGAACTACGTCACCGTGGGGTTTGTGTGGAAAACCCTGATTGAGATTGTGCTGCTGCCCCTGACCACCCGCGTTATCGCCTGGGTCAAGCGCCGCGAGGACTACGCTGCGCAGCCCTAG
- the gluQRS gene encoding tRNA glutamyl-Q(34) synthetase GluQRS: protein MSASQPAPANSADAALADTAPAGRYAPSPSGDLHVGNLRTALVAWACARSSGRRFVLRVEDIDTQRSSAESAERQLEDLAALGLEWDEVLYQSQRHEAYAQALGRLPHYECYCSRRDIQEAARAPHAIPGQYPGTCRELSAAAREAKRAELAQAGRVPAIRLRAQAREFSVRDRLAGEYTGEVDDFILRRGGNVAQLPEAGPDWAYNLAVVVDDAFQGVDQVVRGDDLLSSAPRQAFLASVLGYPVPEYVHVPLVLNAAGVRLSKRDGAVTLRQLRQTHSVAEVFAYLAASLGSQAREAQELVETWGAIPREPVVFGGL, encoded by the coding sequence ATGTCTGCTTCCCAGCCTGCCCCCGCCAACTCTGCTGATGCCGCGCTTGCCGATACCGCCCCTGCCGGACGCTATGCCCCCAGCCCCAGCGGGGACTTGCACGTGGGTAATTTGCGCACGGCGCTGGTGGCTTGGGCGTGTGCGCGCAGTTCGGGCCGCCGCTTTGTGTTGCGGGTGGAGGATATAGACACGCAGCGATCTTCGGCGGAGTCGGCGGAGCGGCAGTTGGAGGATTTGGCGGCGTTGGGCTTGGAATGGGACGAGGTGCTCTACCAGTCCCAGCGCCATGAGGCTTACGCCCAGGCTTTGGGGCGCCTGCCGCACTATGAGTGCTATTGCTCCCGCAGGGATATTCAGGAGGCGGCGCGGGCGCCGCATGCCATCCCGGGGCAGTACCCGGGGACGTGCCGGGAGCTTTCTGCTGCCGCGCGGGAGGCCAAGCGCGCTGAGCTTGCCCAGGCGGGTAGGGTGCCAGCGATCCGTTTGCGTGCGCAGGCGCGGGAGTTTAGCGTGCGGGATCGCCTGGCCGGGGAGTATACCGGGGAGGTGGATGACTTTATTTTGCGTCGTGGCGGCAATGTGGCCCAGTTGCCGGAGGCGGGCCCGGATTGGGCGTATAACTTGGCGGTGGTGGTTGATGATGCCTTCCAGGGCGTGGACCAGGTAGTGCGGGGGGATGACTTATTGTCTTCGGCTCCCCGGCAGGCCTTTTTGGCTAGTGTGCTGGGCTACCCGGTGCCGGAGTATGTGCACGTTCCGCTGGTGCTCAACGCTGCGGGGGTGCGGTTGTCTAAGCGGGATGGGGCGGTGACGTTGCGGCAGCTGCGCCAAACGCACTCGGTTGCCGAGGTTTTTGCCTACTTGGCGGCGAGCCTGGGCTCGCAGGCGCGTGAGGCACAGGAGTTGGTGGAGACGTGGGGAGCAATTCCGCGGGAGCCGGTGGTGTTTGGCGGGCTGTGA
- a CDS encoding YhgE/Pip domain-containing protein → MRTSWKIFTRDIARLGRTAKAWIIIIGVLITPALYSWVNIKAFWDPYGATANIAVAVVNEDTGARTNVTGPVNVGAQVVRELKDNDQLGWQFLDAREAQRALERGDIYASITIPADFSADLVGMLDGTFHQPQLIYRVNEKISAIGPKITDTGANKLTEQIDASFKEQVAKAATTAVRVEGKDIDARLSSARERSERSLASTVESLGEAEERVAAARATLAGSRDSLQSADAGLEAAAAAVEDARAVLVQVQELTSQAQGMVGDYSAASSSAIVDSTAAVAQGTAQARATAAELSAALGAAGGQVERLHGNANAAVSAGEDTLRQLRGLLDSAALSPAVAAPLRDSLAGIEAATGRSRALVSQIDALAADTQQAARELNAAADAVAAAGQETQALGQSLQDTVGTAVPQLNRTMASLSARAGAFAATLDTRKGQVEDGRELLRGIGKQMEAADGALASFGENLDSLRTSVDATRRDLVTLAAATRPDALSTITGLNSQEIGHFFADPVEVTSEAVYPVGSYGSAMAALFTNLSLWIGAFMLIVIFKVEVDREGFERISVGQAYLGRFLLLALLVVAQAVVVTVGDLVIGVHTVNAPMFVLTGVLIGLAYLSIIYALTSALGHLGRGLAIVLIILQIPGASGLYPIEMMPDFFRALYPLLPFSYGIDALRETIGGFYGLHYLQYLGVLGLMFVLAFIIGLLGRRGLAHFNLLFNRDLARTEFINAERVQIVGDGYRIADVLRALQGPEALAADLERRTHNYRRWIRCAAWLGVAGMVVLGVVAWAVPSQKPLLLGIWTLWCMLLIAVTLLLEYIRQSVAQSTELVHRDQDFLQHSVAARGQGVHIDAGTTADGPSAVDGPSAADGDGAIAADGPSAADGNGVSAADGGSSDKEGAEA, encoded by the coding sequence GTGCGCACCAGTTGGAAAATATTTACACGAGATATTGCGCGCCTCGGCCGAACTGCTAAGGCCTGGATCATCATCATTGGCGTCCTGATTACACCCGCACTGTATTCCTGGGTCAATATCAAGGCGTTCTGGGATCCCTATGGCGCCACCGCAAACATTGCTGTCGCTGTGGTCAATGAGGACACCGGCGCCCGGACGAATGTTACGGGTCCGGTCAATGTCGGGGCGCAAGTGGTGCGAGAGCTAAAAGACAATGACCAGCTCGGGTGGCAGTTTTTAGACGCGCGGGAGGCGCAGCGCGCGCTCGAACGCGGGGACATCTACGCCAGTATTACCATCCCCGCGGATTTCAGCGCGGACCTGGTGGGCATGCTAGACGGGACCTTCCACCAGCCCCAGCTGATCTACCGAGTGAATGAAAAGATCAGTGCCATTGGGCCCAAGATTACCGATACCGGGGCCAACAAACTCACTGAGCAGATTGATGCCTCCTTTAAAGAGCAGGTAGCCAAGGCCGCGACTACCGCTGTGCGTGTTGAGGGCAAGGACATTGATGCCCGCCTGTCTAGCGCCCGTGAGCGTAGTGAACGCTCCCTGGCCAGTACTGTCGAATCCTTGGGGGAGGCCGAAGAGCGCGTGGCAGCCGCCCGGGCTACCTTGGCTGGCTCGCGGGATTCGCTACAGAGCGCCGACGCCGGACTGGAAGCTGCTGCCGCGGCAGTCGAAGACGCCCGCGCCGTGTTAGTGCAAGTCCAAGAACTAACCAGCCAGGCGCAGGGGATGGTGGGGGACTATAGTGCGGCATCATCAAGCGCGATAGTGGATAGCACCGCAGCGGTGGCGCAAGGAACGGCCCAGGCCCGCGCCACTGCGGCCGAGCTGAGCGCCGCCTTGGGGGCAGCCGGTGGGCAGGTGGAGCGCCTGCACGGCAACGCGAACGCCGCAGTCAGCGCCGGCGAGGATACCCTGCGGCAACTGCGCGGCCTGCTGGACTCCGCAGCGCTAAGCCCCGCGGTGGCCGCCCCGCTGCGGGATTCCCTGGCTGGCATTGAGGCCGCTACTGGACGCAGCCGCGCCCTGGTCAGCCAGATTGATGCCCTGGCTGCCGATACCCAGCAAGCCGCCCGCGAGCTTAACGCCGCTGCCGATGCCGTGGCCGCCGCCGGGCAAGAAACCCAGGCCCTGGGCCAGAGCCTCCAGGACACCGTGGGGACGGCCGTGCCGCAGCTCAACCGCACCATGGCGTCGCTGAGCGCCCGGGCCGGGGCTTTCGCTGCCACCCTCGATACCCGCAAAGGCCAGGTAGAAGACGGCAGGGAGCTGCTGCGGGGCATCGGCAAGCAAATGGAGGCTGCAGACGGTGCCCTGGCCAGCTTCGGGGAAAACCTGGACAGTCTGCGCACCAGTGTCGATGCCACCCGCCGAGACCTGGTGACGTTGGCTGCAGCCACCCGGCCGGACGCGCTGAGCACCATCACCGGGCTAAACTCCCAGGAAATCGGGCACTTTTTTGCGGACCCGGTGGAGGTCACCAGTGAGGCCGTCTACCCTGTGGGGTCCTATGGCTCCGCCATGGCTGCGCTGTTTACTAACTTGTCGCTGTGGATTGGCGCGTTCATGCTGATCGTGATTTTCAAGGTGGAAGTGGACCGGGAGGGCTTTGAGCGCATCAGCGTGGGCCAGGCCTACCTGGGGCGTTTCCTCCTGCTGGCGCTGTTGGTGGTGGCCCAGGCGGTGGTGGTTACCGTCGGTGACCTGGTCATTGGCGTGCACACCGTCAACGCCCCCATGTTCGTGCTCACCGGCGTTCTGATCGGGCTGGCGTATTTGAGCATCATATATGCGCTGACTTCGGCGCTGGGACACCTGGGCCGCGGCCTGGCCATCGTGCTTATTATTCTGCAGATTCCCGGCGCCTCCGGGCTCTATCCAATTGAGATGATGCCCGACTTCTTCCGCGCGCTCTACCCGCTGCTGCCGTTCTCCTATGGCATTGATGCGCTGCGGGAGACCATTGGCGGGTTCTACGGCCTGCACTATCTGCAATACCTGGGGGTACTGGGGCTGATGTTTGTGCTGGCCTTCATCATCGGCCTGCTGGGGCGCCGGGGGCTGGCGCACTTCAACCTGTTGTTTAATCGCGACCTGGCGCGCACTGAATTTATTAACGCCGAACGCGTGCAGATTGTGGGCGACGGCTACCGCATTGCCGATGTCCTGCGCGCCCTGCAAGGCCCCGAGGCCCTGGCCGCCGACTTGGAACGCCGCACCCACAACTACCGGCGGTGGATCCGCTGCGCCGCCTGGCTGGGTGTGGCCGGCATGGTGGTTCTGGGCGTCGTGGCCTGGGCGGTGCCCAGCCAAAAGCCGCTGCTGCTGGGAATTTGGACCCTGTGGTGCATGCTGCTCATTGCCGTGACCTTGCTGCTGGAGTACATCCGGCAGTCCGTGGCCCAGTCCACGGAGCTGGTCCACCGGGATCAGGACTTCTTGCAGCATTCCGTGGCGGCCCGCGGCCAAGGCGTGCACATTGATGCCGGCACCACAGCCGACGGTCCCAGTGCAGTCGACGGTCCCAGCGCAGCCGACGGCGACGGGGCTATCGCAGCCGACGGTCCCAGCGCAGCCGACGGGAACGGGGTTAGCGCAGCCGACGGTGGCAGCAGCGACAAGGAAGGAGCCGAAGCATGA
- a CDS encoding YhgE/Pip domain-containing protein: MKHALEVFRTDLRHARNSVMASVVLFGLVVIPLLFTWFNVLATWDPFDNTSQLKVAVASEDTGYDSDILPLPINVGEQVLSQLRANEQLDWVVTNSEDALDGARSGAYYAAIILPESFSTDMLTFYTHGSHSTDIALYTNEKKNALSPKITGAGAEGVSSQIAESFTETLGEVTLGVVANLNSFVDSGDTQAALDRVEQRAASAQEQMRSSARTARALSDLVASTVPLLDSAQNILNRPTPEIPPASGGVDVPTEALDAALARTVESYGTVRERVAALQRTADSTRQTQAGALNLLADQVESTTAGFRGMRDSVNAALSPINPAQAAIITGQLDQVIAAQDAVQARLRAAVPEGGIGKQELDSLDKARDSIAGLRQSELRATVQELQDSLSGLRGTLSGLDTPTELNTDGLRRTQATTANLAQTLDEHAQTLGELRREIISARDTGDLSGLAKLAGADPDALASALAAPVGVERQAVYPVTSFGAGMAPLYTTLALWVGALLCSVFLRTDAPVGSPRPIAAYFGRFGIFALLGAAQSTLVSLGLLFFVQIEPAHPVLLVVASWVASAVFMFLIYALVAALANAGKALAVLLLVIQISSSSGAYPLHLLPEWFQNISPWLPATYAIRAFRAAIAGTYHGDFWLSLLALLAFVIPTLLLGTVLRKPLEAYTTKLNSALESTKLM; this comes from the coding sequence ATGAAGCACGCCCTAGAGGTATTCCGCACAGACTTGCGCCACGCCCGCAACAGCGTGATGGCGTCGGTGGTGCTCTTCGGCTTGGTGGTTATCCCTTTGCTGTTTACGTGGTTTAACGTGCTGGCCACGTGGGATCCATTTGATAACACCAGCCAGCTCAAGGTGGCGGTGGCCAGCGAGGACACTGGCTACGACAGTGATATCCTTCCGCTGCCGATAAATGTTGGCGAACAAGTCCTGTCCCAGCTGCGCGCCAACGAGCAACTGGACTGGGTGGTCACTAATTCGGAGGATGCCCTGGACGGGGCGCGCTCCGGCGCCTATTACGCGGCGATCATCTTGCCGGAGTCCTTCAGCACGGACATGCTGACGTTTTATACCCACGGCTCCCATTCGACGGATATTGCGCTCTACACTAATGAGAAAAAGAACGCACTATCGCCGAAGATCACCGGCGCGGGTGCAGAAGGCGTGTCCTCCCAGATTGCAGAGTCCTTCACCGAGACCCTGGGCGAGGTGACCCTGGGCGTGGTGGCTAACCTCAATAGCTTTGTGGATTCCGGCGACACCCAGGCCGCCCTGGACCGCGTGGAGCAGCGCGCGGCATCTGCTCAGGAGCAGATGCGCAGCAGCGCCCGGACCGCGCGGGCCCTGTCTGATCTGGTGGCCTCCACCGTCCCGCTATTGGATAGTGCGCAAAACATCCTCAACCGCCCCACCCCGGAGATTCCCCCGGCCAGTGGCGGTGTGGACGTGCCCACTGAGGCTCTTGATGCCGCCCTGGCACGCACCGTTGAAAGCTATGGCACCGTGCGTGAGCGGGTGGCAGCGCTGCAACGCACTGCCGACTCCACCCGCCAGACCCAGGCCGGTGCCCTCAATCTTCTCGCGGATCAGGTTGAGTCAACCACCGCGGGCTTCCGCGGCATGCGAGATTCTGTTAATGCCGCCCTCAGTCCTATCAATCCCGCCCAGGCAGCCATCATCACCGGCCAACTGGACCAAGTGATTGCGGCGCAGGACGCGGTGCAGGCGCGCTTGCGGGCGGCGGTGCCGGAAGGGGGTATCGGCAAGCAAGAGCTCGACAGCCTGGACAAGGCGCGGGACTCTATTGCTGGTCTGCGGCAATCGGAGCTGCGTGCAACGGTGCAGGAGCTGCAGGACTCCCTGAGTGGGCTGCGCGGGACGCTGTCCGGGCTAGACACGCCCACGGAGCTAAACACCGACGGGCTGCGACGCACGCAGGCGACCACCGCCAACCTGGCCCAAACCCTGGATGAGCACGCGCAGACCCTAGGGGAGCTGCGCCGCGAGATTATCTCTGCCCGCGACACTGGTGACTTGTCCGGGCTAGCCAAGCTCGCCGGCGCCGACCCCGATGCCCTGGCCAGCGCCCTGGCCGCCCCCGTCGGCGTGGAGCGCCAGGCTGTCTACCCCGTGACGAGCTTCGGCGCGGGTATGGCCCCGCTGTACACCACCCTGGCACTGTGGGTGGGGGCGCTGCTGTGCTCGGTCTTCTTGCGTACCGATGCCCCCGTGGGCTCCCCGCGTCCCATCGCCGCCTACTTTGGCCGCTTTGGTATTTTCGCCCTCCTGGGTGCCGCGCAGTCCACCCTGGTCAGTCTGGGTCTACTGTTCTTTGTCCAGATTGAACCCGCGCATCCCGTGCTGCTGGTTGTGGCCTCCTGGGTGGCGTCTGCGGTGTTCATGTTCCTGATATATGCGCTGGTCGCCGCGCTGGCCAACGCCGGCAAAGCCCTGGCGGTTCTATTGCTGGTGATTCAGATTTCTAGCTCTAGCGGTGCTTACCCGCTGCACCTGCTGCCCGAGTGGTTCCAAAACATCAGCCCCTGGCTGCCCGCCACTTACGCCATCCGGGCTTTCCGCGCCGCCATCGCCGGTACGTATCACGGCGACTTCTGGCTCTCCCTGCTAGCACTCTTGGCCTTCGTGATTCCCACCCTGCTCCTGGGCACCGTCCTGCGCAAACCTTTGGAAGCCTACACCACCAAGCTCAACTCCGCGCTGGAGTCCACCAAGCTGATGTAG
- a CDS encoding aminotransferase, translating into MSLLSLDSAQLQQLMERTRKDYEELQAKGLKLDLTRGKPSKAQSDLANDLLTLPGESSYTDAAGNDLRNYGNLEGIRELRELWGKLQGISADQLVAGDASSLNIMFDLISFAYTFGTNDSQRPWGQEETVKWICPVPGYDRHFAITERFGIEMITIPMLEDGPDLGAVKELLQDPQVKGMWVVPMFSNPTGYTISDAKARELASLEAAAPDFRVVWDNAYGVHTLTEDFPEILPIIDYAEEAGNPNRFWVMSSTSKITFAGGGVAFFASSKANLDWYLDIAGIRGIGPNKINQLAHHQFFGSAEGVRSVMRRHAALLAPKFDAVLRILEERLGEYEVAHWTKPEGGYFVSLDVVDGTASRVWELAKDAGIVLTKAGSAFPLGQDPNDRNLRLAPSLPPLSEVETAMDGVATCVLLAALEKLSA; encoded by the coding sequence ATGTCGCTGCTTTCGTTGGACTCCGCGCAGCTGCAACAGCTGATGGAACGCACTCGCAAAGACTACGAGGAACTGCAGGCCAAGGGGCTCAAGCTAGACCTCACCCGCGGCAAGCCATCCAAGGCGCAGTCCGACTTGGCTAATGATCTGCTCACGCTGCCGGGGGAGAGCAGCTACACCGATGCTGCAGGTAACGATCTGCGCAACTATGGCAACCTAGAGGGCATCCGGGAGCTGCGTGAACTGTGGGGCAAACTGCAGGGGATTAGCGCCGACCAGCTGGTGGCAGGGGATGCTTCTTCCCTGAACATCATGTTTGACCTCATTTCTTTCGCCTACACCTTTGGTACCAATGACTCGCAGCGTCCCTGGGGCCAGGAAGAGACCGTGAAGTGGATTTGCCCAGTTCCGGGTTATGACCGTCACTTTGCTATCACGGAGCGCTTCGGCATTGAGATGATCACCATCCCCATGCTCGAGGACGGCCCGGACCTGGGCGCGGTGAAGGAGCTGCTGCAGGACCCGCAGGTCAAGGGCATGTGGGTAGTGCCCATGTTCTCTAACCCCACCGGCTACACCATCAGCGACGCTAAGGCACGTGAGCTGGCTAGCCTGGAGGCCGCCGCCCCCGACTTCCGCGTGGTGTGGGACAACGCCTACGGCGTGCACACACTGACCGAGGACTTCCCGGAGATCCTGCCCATCATCGACTACGCCGAAGAAGCCGGTAACCCCAACCGCTTCTGGGTGATGTCGTCTACCTCCAAGATCACCTTCGCCGGCGGTGGCGTGGCGTTCTTCGCTTCCTCTAAGGCCAACCTGGATTGGTACTTGGACATCGCGGGCATCCGCGGGATTGGCCCGAACAAGATCAACCAGCTGGCTCACCACCAGTTCTTCGGCTCTGCGGAGGGTGTGCGCTCTGTGATGCGCCGCCATGCCGCATTGCTGGCGCCCAAGTTTGACGCTGTGCTGCGCATTCTCGAAGAACGTCTGGGCGAGTACGAGGTTGCCCACTGGACCAAGCCGGAGGGCGGCTACTTTGTCTCCCTCGACGTGGTCGACGGTACCGCCTCGCGCGTGTGGGAGCTGGCCAAGGACGCCGGAATTGTGCTGACCAAGGCCGGTTCTGCCTTCCCGCTGGGCCAGGATCCGAATGATCGCAACTTGCGCCTGGCTCCTTCGCTGCCGCCGCTGTCTGAAGTGGAGACCGCCATGGATGGCGTGGCCACCTGCGTGCTGTTGGCTGCGTTGGAGAAGCTCAGCGCCTAA
- a CDS encoding suppressor of fused domain protein, giving the protein MNGEETAYWLDSVVPAPLEFKDVDGHRLALADVGKGENLVATTRFAEVDTGLQAHDPEDGRDKDVRCEIVAVARAGQAEIAQVVIEAAELLADARVIPAQPGTLLPMLGPGRHGVLIAPYLWGGQAPQVKEPDRWTLVVQLVVLSDSEYAYAVEEGVAALQEAVAENDIDLLDWSRLTVD; this is encoded by the coding sequence ATGAACGGTGAAGAGACCGCCTATTGGCTGGACTCTGTGGTCCCAGCACCGCTGGAGTTCAAGGACGTAGACGGCCACCGTCTGGCGTTGGCGGATGTGGGCAAGGGGGAGAACTTGGTGGCTACCACCCGTTTTGCGGAGGTAGACACTGGTTTGCAGGCTCATGACCCGGAGGATGGCCGGGATAAGGACGTACGCTGCGAGATTGTGGCTGTGGCGCGCGCTGGGCAGGCAGAGATTGCCCAGGTGGTCATTGAGGCCGCAGAATTGCTTGCCGATGCCCGCGTGATTCCCGCCCAGCCAGGCACCCTACTGCCCATGCTGGGCCCGGGCCGCCATGGGGTATTAATTGCGCCGTATCTGTGGGGTGGGCAGGCCCCGCAAGTCAAGGAGCCGGACCGTTGGACGCTGGTGGTTCAGCTGGTGGTGCTGAGTGATTCGGAGTATGCCTACGCGGTAGAAGAAGGCGTGGCTGCGCTGCAGGAGGCGGTTGCAGAGAATGATATAGATCTGCTCGACTGGTCTCGCTTGACTGTAGACTGA